AGGGAAGTAAATGCTCTTTAATTGAATCTGTGTGAAGCTGATAATTAACCCTTGAAAGGTATCTTCGTGAATCCCATTCAATAAGTTGTTGTTCTTTTGCCTTTAATCTTTGGAATTCAGTTATTATCAACAACTTAAACTCTGGGCTAAGCCAGGTACCAAATTCGAAGGTTATGTCTTTATGGGCATAAGTTCCGCCGTAGCGGCCAGTTTTAGCTATAATACCCTTTGCGTTAGTAGCCGCAACCCACTCCTTGACAGAAATATTGAATCTATTAGCCCCTGCCTGATTTTTAATTCCCACGAATTCGTGGGAATTAAACTCTGGATTATTAAAACTCTCCCATACGCCTAAAAATTCAACCGTATTTTTATTACGCAGCCAACTCTCTACAGCACGTTCAGAGCCATAGCTTTTTGACATATCCGTAAGACATATGTAATCTTCTCCATTAATCTTTGTTACATTAACGTCATTTCCATTAATGTCCATCGATAAATTTGCTACTGGCGCCATAATAATCTTTCCTTATAAGCTAAGTGGTTGAAGTCTATTCACCTAATAGTAATCTTATCTGTTAATATTCTCAAGAGCCGGGCTTTATCACCCAATTGTTATCGATAGATGTTGTAAGTTAATACTATTAACTGAGAAACATAAACGCCATGACAGATCATAGCGTTTATGTTTGGCGGGGAATTGTCTACGAGGTTAGAACAATCATTGTAGCAGGTTAAGTTTTAATCCAAAGGGTTAACGAGCTTTAAATCTTCAATGTGACGAAAGTCATCGACATTTGCGGTCCAGAGTTCAAGATTATGCTCCAGTGCCGTGGCTGCTATAATCGAATCGCCCAGACTCATTCGTTTTGCCTGACGAAGTGTAATAGCGCGTTCAACAACAGAATCAGTAAGATCGAGATCGTAGGACTCACTAAATAATGCATTGAGCAACAATAGCTCATTAGCAGGTATGGTCGAGAATCCCAGTGCCTCAATTTTAGTTATACTCGCATGGGCGATGTCAATTTTAGCGACTAAATGGCGCGCAAGTGCACCATTTGCTAGATAAATGAATACGTTTGTATCAAGAATAATCATTTGAATTATTCCCTTCCTGGTAGAGAACGATCCTTGCGAACCTCGCGCTGCCAAGCGGCTGGATCCTCAATATCCTTATAAGCACCAATCTCTTGGAGCTGTTGGAGCAGACTCTGTACTCGTTCGTGATTTTGTTTTAGCTGTGGAGTTGGCAGCTGAATAGTAGCCTTCTGTCCCAACTCAAGCTGCGCATCATCTACATATTTTTTTGGCACACGAAGTGCATAAGAATTTCCTG
This portion of the Candidatus Chromulinivoraceae bacterium genome encodes:
- a CDS encoding KilA-N domain-containing protein; translation: MAPVANLSMDINGNDVNVTKINGEDYICLTDMSKSYGSERAVESWLRNKNTVEFLGVWESFNNPEFNSHEFVGIKNQAGANRFNISVKEWVAATNAKGIIAKTGRYGGTYAHKDITFEFGTWLSPEFKLLIITEFQRLKAKEQQLIEWDSRRYLSRVNYQLHTDSIKEHLLPSLGEGALKQYVYVTEADMLNRLVFGQTATEWRKSTPKLATGQRIREITLRLSS
- a CDS encoding type II toxin-antitoxin system VapC family toxin, which produces MIILDTNVFIYLANGALARHLVAKIDIAHASITKIEALGFSTIPANELLLLNALFSESYDLDLTDSVVERAITLRQAKRMSLGDSIIAATALEHNLELWTANVDDFRHIEDLKLVNPLD